From a single Rutidosis leptorrhynchoides isolate AG116_Rl617_1_P2 chromosome 5, CSIRO_AGI_Rlap_v1, whole genome shotgun sequence genomic region:
- the LOC139849759 gene encoding uncharacterized protein: MLEETKSTPGKDDAWCWRLGRNGLFTTKTLANLIDDKVLNTGTNYVETLRNNLVSRKVKVFIWRARKRRIPVLEELDKRGIDLHSVRCPMCDEDIETAEHSLIFCKLSLDVWSRVYAWWRFGNFNNLGLGETFLGKAPHALSGIGEEIWQAIEWTCGYLIWKNRNKKVFENSCWNPPVALSEIQVTSFEWIVKRCKSITIDWQNWLVNPKSFVT, encoded by the coding sequence ATGCTGGAAGAAACCAAAAGTACTCCGGGCAAAGATGATGCTTGGTGTTGGCGGCTGGGAAGAAACGGATTGTTTACTACAAAGACGCTTGCAAATTTGATCGACGATAAAGTGTTAAATACAGGTACCAACTATGTTGAAACCTTGAGAAATAATCTTGTCTCAAGAAAGGTCAAAGTGTTTATATGGAGAGCTAGAAAAAGAAGGATCCCGGTTTTGGAAGAGTTGGATAAACGTGGTATCGACTTGCACTCCGTTCGATGCCCTATGTGCGATGAAGACATTGAGACGGCCGAACATTCTTTAATTTTCTGTAAACTTTCCTTAGATGTTTGGTCTAGGGTGTACGCTTGGTGGAGGTTCGGTAATTTCAATAACTTAGGCCTTGGTGAGACGTTTCTTGGTAAAGCACCTCATGCGTTGTCGGGTATTGGCGAGGAAATATGGCAAGCGATAGAATGGACGTGCGGATATCTCATTTGGAAAAATAGGAACAAAAAGGTATTCGAAAACTCGTGTTGGAACCCTCCAGTAGCGTTAAGCGAAATTCAAGTTACTAGCTTCGAATGGATCGTGAAGAGATGTAAATCGATAACTATTGATTGGCAAAATTGGCTTGTTAATCCGAAATCTTTTGTAACATAG